One window from the genome of Salisaeta longa DSM 21114 encodes:
- a CDS encoding NUDIX hydrolase yields the protein MKETEASPQPAAPTIVRGGAVVERRAVPVVEAAECVCALPNDRTAVLAFCLSATPPARIARAGFVADAVHPTLAAAQAAAAAGQRIVVVDGTPVPPGARIAPGACQNIAPFRPPIAVAAGGGYVTCRPAPQELALLLIYRRGVWDLPKGKQDPGETLRSCAAREVREEVGITALTVHESLGTTVHGYAQDEAYVVKTTHWYRMETPERSFRPERSEGIRRVAWARWAVARRHIGYDTLAAHMDRVADTLL from the coding sequence GTGAAAGAAACCGAAGCATCGCCTCAACCCGCGGCGCCCACAATCGTTCGGGGCGGAGCCGTCGTGGAACGGCGGGCGGTGCCGGTCGTGGAAGCGGCCGAATGCGTCTGTGCCCTTCCCAACGACCGTACGGCCGTGCTTGCCTTCTGCCTGAGTGCTACGCCGCCTGCCCGCATCGCCCGTGCGGGCTTTGTTGCCGACGCGGTGCATCCAACGCTTGCTGCGGCCCAGGCGGCTGCGGCTGCGGGGCAGCGCATCGTTGTGGTAGACGGCACGCCGGTGCCCCCCGGCGCCCGCATTGCACCTGGGGCGTGCCAGAACATCGCGCCCTTCCGCCCTCCGATTGCGGTTGCGGCCGGCGGCGGGTACGTTACGTGCCGCCCGGCGCCCCAGGAGCTGGCGCTGCTCCTCATCTACCGGCGCGGCGTGTGGGATTTGCCGAAGGGGAAGCAAGACCCGGGCGAGACGCTCCGCTCCTGCGCGGCCCGCGAGGTGCGTGAGGAGGTGGGGATTACGGCGCTCACCGTGCACGAGTCGCTGGGAACCACGGTGCACGGCTACGCCCAGGACGAGGCGTACGTCGTAAAGACCACGCACTGGTACCGCATGGAAACGCCCGAGCGCTCCTTCCGGCCCGAACGCTCTGAAGGCATCCGGCGGGTGGCCTGGGCGCGGTGGGCGGTGGCGCGGCGGCATATTGGATACGACACCCTCGCGGCCCACATGGATCGCGTGGCGGACACGCTATTATAG
- a CDS encoding DUF2442 domain-containing protein: MFKPIEVKALADYRVWIRYADGSEGEVDVSHLAGQGVFKLWDDDEQWKNVRIADDGAIRWSEEVELCPDATYMKLTGKSPEEIFPKLKSTTHA, from the coding sequence ATGTTTAAGCCGATCGAAGTCAAAGCGCTTGCCGACTACCGCGTCTGGATCCGCTACGCGGACGGATCCGAAGGAGAAGTGGACGTGTCCCACCTCGCCGGACAAGGGGTATTTAAGCTCTGGGATGATGATGAGCAGTGGAAGAACGTCCGCATCGCCGACGATGGGGCCATCCGCTGGAGTGAAGAGGTCGAGCTGTGCCCGGACGCGACGTACATGAAGCTGACGGGCAAATCCCCAGAAGAGATCTTCCCGAAGCTGAAGTCAACGACCCATGCCTGA
- a CDS encoding T9SS type A sorting domain-containing protein yields MAPSVTRTDGTAYDPSAPVPGTSRNPVGRLTLTANVTGSSVSALTISTNGAGEGIEEVSLWTSASATFDAAAASRQDQQTLDPEAAIPATITFNGLSHSVPTDGTYLYVVADLTADAAGDVQFSLASASDLTITDGTVSNSSSDFPMPLSSGSQPLPVELSAFDAQANGEAVALTWQTAAEQSNAGFEVQRRSNSAWETLTFVEGAGTTSAPQSYRFRDAAPPFADVLVYRLKQIDTDGSAAFSPEVVVRRGPGSEVQLAAPFPNPTRQQATVRYVVPGGPAQPVRLDVYNVLGQRVGTLVDETQAPGREELTLDASGWASGVYFLRLQVGETMRSQRVTVVR; encoded by the coding sequence GTGGCTCCCTCTGTCACACGCACCGATGGCACGGCCTACGATCCATCGGCCCCGGTGCCCGGGACCAGCCGCAACCCGGTGGGGCGGCTTACGCTTACCGCCAACGTCACAGGTTCGAGTGTAAGCGCCCTCACCATCAGTACCAACGGCGCCGGAGAGGGCATCGAAGAAGTGAGCCTGTGGACCAGCGCCAGCGCAACGTTCGACGCCGCTGCGGCCTCGCGCCAGGACCAGCAAACGCTGGACCCCGAGGCGGCCATCCCCGCCACGATCACGTTCAACGGGCTTAGCCATTCGGTGCCCACCGACGGGACGTACCTGTACGTTGTTGCCGATCTGACCGCAGACGCTGCCGGAGATGTGCAGTTCTCGCTTGCGTCTGCCTCCGATCTCACCATCACAGATGGCACCGTAAGCAACAGTTCAAGTGACTTCCCGATGCCCTTGTCCAGCGGCTCGCAACCGCTCCCGGTGGAACTGTCGGCGTTTGATGCCCAAGCCAATGGCGAAGCCGTTGCACTCACCTGGCAAACCGCCGCCGAGCAAAGCAACGCGGGCTTCGAGGTGCAGCGGCGCTCGAATAGCGCGTGGGAAACGCTCACGTTCGTCGAGGGCGCAGGCACTACGTCGGCCCCGCAGAGCTACCGCTTCCGCGACGCGGCCCCGCCCTTTGCCGACGTGCTCGTCTACCGCCTGAAGCAGATCGACACCGACGGCAGCGCGGCCTTTTCGCCGGAGGTGGTCGTCCGCCGTGGCCCCGGCTCCGAGGTGCAGCTTGCCGCGCCGTTTCCCAACCCCACGCGGCAGCAGGCCACCGTGCGCTACGTTGTGCCCGGCGGCCCAGCGCAACCGGTGCGACTCGACGTCTACAACGTGCTGGGGCAGCGCGTGGGGACCCTCGTGGATGAAACGCAGGCTCCTGGCCGTGAGGAGCTGACCCTCGACGCCTCCGGCTGGGCCAGCGGCGTGTACTTCCTGCGGCTTCAGGTGGGCGAGACGATGCGCAGCCAGCGGGTGACGGTGGTGCGGTAA
- a CDS encoding tryptophanase: MQTIIEPFRIKSVEPIRLTTREERASILEAAHYNLFDVRSEDVMIDLLTDSGTAAMSADQWGGVMRGDESYAGSPSYERFEAAVKALMPFEHVIPTHQGRAAERILMGLVGGAGRVIPSNTHFDTTRANIEATGAEARDLVHADGLDPALDRPFKGNMDLDRLEALLDARAADVPLVLCTITNNSGGGQPVSMANLEGIGALCRRYDVPFVLDACRFAENAYFIKQREPGYADTSVEAIVREMFSHADGMTMSAKKDGLVNMGGWIALNDDAWAEAARNQLILTEGFPTYGGLSGRDLEAIAIGLQEVVREDYLNYRIASTQYLGDALTDRGIPIVQPVGGHAVYVDAKAFLPHIPPLHYPGQSLAVALFLAGGIRGCEIGSVMFGKQPDGSEAPAAMELVRLAIPRRVYTQSHIDYVIECFEEVQAQKEQLPGYRITKEPPQLRHFTAHFAPRDA, encoded by the coding sequence ATGCAAACGATCATTGAGCCCTTTCGCATCAAGTCCGTTGAGCCGATTCGCCTCACCACGCGCGAGGAGCGCGCGTCCATTCTGGAAGCGGCGCACTACAACCTGTTCGACGTGCGCTCGGAAGACGTGATGATCGACCTGCTCACCGACTCGGGCACGGCGGCGATGAGCGCCGACCAGTGGGGCGGCGTGATGCGGGGCGATGAGAGCTACGCCGGCTCGCCGTCGTACGAGCGCTTCGAGGCCGCGGTGAAGGCGCTCATGCCGTTCGAGCACGTCATCCCCACCCACCAGGGGCGGGCCGCCGAGCGGATCCTGATGGGCCTCGTGGGCGGCGCGGGCCGCGTGATTCCGAGCAACACGCACTTCGACACCACGCGGGCCAACATTGAGGCCACCGGCGCCGAGGCCCGCGACCTCGTGCACGCCGATGGCCTTGACCCGGCCCTCGACCGGCCCTTCAAGGGCAACATGGACCTCGACCGGCTGGAGGCCCTGCTCGATGCGCGCGCCGCGGACGTTCCGCTGGTGCTGTGCACCATCACCAACAACTCCGGCGGCGGGCAGCCCGTCTCCATGGCCAACCTGGAAGGCATCGGTGCGCTCTGCCGGCGCTACGACGTGCCCTTTGTGCTCGATGCCTGCCGCTTCGCCGAAAACGCCTACTTCATCAAGCAACGCGAGCCCGGCTACGCCGACACGTCGGTTGAGGCGATCGTCCGCGAGATGTTTAGCCATGCCGACGGCATGACCATGAGCGCCAAAAAGGACGGCTTGGTGAACATGGGCGGCTGGATTGCCCTTAACGACGACGCATGGGCCGAGGCGGCCCGCAACCAGCTGATCCTCACGGAGGGCTTTCCGACGTACGGCGGCCTCTCGGGCCGCGATTTGGAAGCCATCGCCATCGGATTGCAGGAGGTCGTGCGTGAGGATTACCTCAACTACCGCATCGCCTCCACGCAGTACCTTGGCGACGCCCTCACCGACCGCGGCATTCCCATCGTACAACCCGTGGGCGGCCACGCCGTCTACGTCGACGCCAAAGCGTTCCTGCCGCACATCCCGCCGCTGCATTACCCGGGGCAGAGCCTGGCCGTGGCGCTCTTTCTGGCCGGCGGCATTCGCGGGTGCGAGATTGGCTCGGTCATGTTCGGGAAACAGCCCGACGGGTCCGAAGCACCCGCCGCCATGGAGCTCGTGCGGCTGGCCATTCCGCGACGCGTGTACACCCAGAGCCACATCGATTACGTCATTGAGTGCTTTGAGGAGGTGCAGGCCCAAAAAGAGCAGCTCCCAGGCTACCGTATCACCAAAGAGCCGCCGCAGCTGCGCCACTTCACCGCACACTTTGCGCCGCGCGATGCCTAA
- a CDS encoding BspA family leucine-rich repeat surface protein, producing MPLAAALLLVGLLLVGLLLPTPATAQSNPDFKLASNEVTVTCDAADVGDTGEVNGTVYTKRRSYEITTANAATTCTSGITDMSALFSGKTSFNGDISTWDVSSVTDMSSMFAGDFDNPTSFNQDIGGWDVSNVTNMGGMFSEATAFDQDISTWDVSSVTNMSFMFSDASSFNQDISGWNVSNVTTMRFMFNSAGSFNQDISTWDVSSVTTMGGMFQLATAFNQDIGGWDVSSVTTMGGMFSEATAFDQDIGGWDVSSVTTMRGMFTDASSFNQDIGGWDVSSVTDMGTLFFGATAFDQDIGGWDVSSVTNMSFMFNEATSFDQDIGGWDVSSVTNMYGMFTDATSFNQDIGGWDVSNVDDSRSFDDSFEEMFDNSGLSTENYDALLIGWSQRNLTDGLTFGAGTIQYTPAAAAARQSIIDDHNWTINDGGPVDD from the coding sequence GTGCCCCTCGCCGCGGCCCTGCTGCTCGTGGGCCTGTTACTGGTCGGTCTGCTGCTTCCCACACCTGCCACTGCGCAGAGCAACCCCGACTTCAAACTCGCCTCTAACGAGGTAACAGTAACGTGCGACGCGGCAGACGTGGGCGACACCGGTGAGGTAAACGGCACCGTCTACACCAAACGCCGCTCCTACGAAATCACCACGGCCAATGCCGCCACCACCTGCACGAGTGGCATCACCGATATGAGCGCACTGTTTAGTGGTAAAACGTCCTTCAACGGAGACATCAGCACGTGGGACGTCTCCAGCGTGACGGACATGAGCTCCATGTTCGCTGGAGATTTCGATAACCCTACGAGCTTCAACCAGGACATCGGCGGGTGGGACGTCTCCAACGTGACGAATATGGGCGGCATGTTCAGTGAAGCCACCGCGTTCGACCAGGACATCAGCACGTGGGACGTCTCCAGCGTGACGAATATGAGCTTCATGTTCAGTGATGCCTCCTCGTTCAACCAGGACATCAGCGGGTGGAACGTCTCCAACGTGACGACTATGCGCTTCATGTTCAATTCTGCCGGCTCGTTCAACCAGGACATCAGCACGTGGGACGTCTCCAGCGTGACGACTATGGGCGGCATGTTCCAGCTCGCCACCGCGTTCAACCAGGACATCGGCGGGTGGGACGTCTCCAGCGTGACGACTATGGGCGGCATGTTCAGTGAAGCCACCGCGTTCGACCAGGACATCGGCGGGTGGGACGTCTCCAGCGTGACGACTATGCGCGGCATGTTCACTGATGCCTCCTCGTTCAACCAGGACATCGGCGGGTGGGACGTCTCCAGCGTGACGGATATGGGGACGCTGTTCTTTGGAGCCACCGCGTTCGACCAGGACATCGGCGGGTGGGACGTCTCCAGCGTGACGAATATGAGCTTCATGTTCAATGAAGCCACCTCGTTCGACCAGGACATCGGCGGGTGGGACGTCTCCAGCGTGACGAATATGTACGGCATGTTCACTGATGCCACCTCGTTCAACCAGGACATCGGCGGGTGGGACGTCTCCAATGTTGACGACTCGCGTTCTTTCGATGACTCCTTTGAGGAGATGTTTGACAACAGCGGCCTTTCCACGGAAAACTACGACGCCCTGCTGATCGGGTGGAGCCAACGCAACCTCACCGATGGACTCACCTTCGGCGCCGGTACGATTCAGTACACGCCGGCTGCTGCCGCCGCTCGGCAGTCGATCATCGACGACCACAACTGGACGATCAACGACGGCGGGCCGGTGGACGATTAA
- a CDS encoding NifU N-terminal domain-containing protein gives MAHFVTQSTPNPNSLKITTTLGPFIDDGMVAAASLDEAEDTPLAERLLHVAGVTSVLIMPDFLTVSKQPAAEWALVLPKVKHVLADHFDVTLDEDDG, from the coding sequence ATGGCGCACTTTGTCACCCAATCCACGCCCAACCCCAACAGCCTCAAGATTACCACGACGCTTGGCCCGTTCATAGACGACGGCATGGTAGCGGCCGCGTCGCTCGACGAGGCCGAGGACACGCCGCTTGCGGAGCGCCTGCTGCACGTGGCGGGCGTCACCTCCGTCCTCATCATGCCCGACTTCCTCACCGTCAGCAAGCAGCCCGCGGCCGAGTGGGCGCTCGTGCTCCCGAAGGTGAAGCACGTGCTGGCCGATCATTTCGATGTTACGTTGGACGAGGACGACGGCTGA
- a CDS encoding TonB-dependent receptor — protein MTHLIATAKRSRFAYSLALFACIFSLLGLPPTANAQQPGTLTGVVRDAATGDPLVGANVQLAATPRGAATGTNGRFTMARVPTGRYTVRVRYVGYQPAARSLSIRAGDTTRIALALRPRTVGIDVVTITAQRGATTPQTQLTEAEIREANPRGVGNLMRQLQGVSAVRRGPVGLDPVVRGLRGPQLGVYVDGMRTFPAGPARMDSPLSHSDPATIKQIEVVKGPYALTLGSGSMSAVRVSTSGLWQGPPAPLSGQVHTGYDTNRNAYEATATAAGHAKQWAYRVNGAWRDGGAYETGSGTRVPAAFQSREATAHVGYRWSERSQLELSGGYNRQDDVRYPGRLLNATFFESGRGQLRYSYDAARGLVRSVKAQAYAYQTLHAMNNEGKPTFESINFPGPPLRITVNADITTVGGRVATELAPTPTLRLTLGGDAYQALRDAERPFQVVMNGQRMTPPFYESDQVWPGVTMTDVGVFAQAKQLMGSVEATASVRTDVVWAGADESQVSDVFLDIANTTRAALDQQEVNVSGALMLSAPLADAWTAALSGGTAVRTASALERYADRFPSNKAQTSAEFIGDPTLDPERSWQVDAELTGRYARAAVQLSAFARRIDNYITLAPAPGVAPMLPLPIFAAGPFRYVNGTATFYGGEARLQYALSRALDVHGTASYLWGRNETTDQPAFGIAPFRSSLGLRYEPPAGRFFVEGTVTGVAAQDRVALALGESPTDGYMTADVTGGVTVWQARGGAAAVRLQAGISNLTDAAYVDHLNASNPYTGQQVPEPGRVFFADVTYRF, from the coding sequence ATGACGCATTTGATTGCTACGGCGAAGCGTTCGCGCTTCGCGTATTCGCTTGCATTATTCGCCTGCATCTTTTCGCTTCTCGGCCTACCGCCCACGGCCAACGCCCAACAGCCCGGCACGCTCACGGGCGTCGTGCGCGACGCCGCCACCGGCGATCCGCTGGTGGGCGCCAACGTGCAGCTCGCCGCCACCCCACGCGGGGCCGCTACCGGCACCAACGGCCGCTTTACCATGGCGCGCGTGCCCACCGGACGCTACACCGTTCGGGTTCGGTACGTGGGCTACCAACCCGCCGCCCGCTCGCTATCCATCCGCGCCGGCGACACCACGCGGATAGCGCTCGCCCTACGGCCTCGCACCGTAGGCATCGACGTCGTCACGATTACGGCGCAGCGCGGCGCCACCACGCCACAGACGCAGCTCACCGAGGCGGAGATTCGAGAGGCCAACCCGCGCGGCGTGGGTAACCTGATGCGGCAGCTGCAGGGCGTATCGGCCGTGCGGCGCGGCCCGGTTGGCCTCGATCCGGTAGTGCGCGGCCTGCGCGGGCCGCAGCTCGGCGTGTACGTCGACGGCATGCGCACCTTTCCCGCCGGTCCCGCCCGCATGGACTCGCCCCTCAGCCACTCCGATCCGGCCACCATCAAACAAATTGAAGTGGTGAAGGGCCCGTACGCCCTCACCCTGGGCTCCGGCAGCATGAGCGCGGTGCGCGTGTCCACGAGCGGACTGTGGCAGGGGCCGCCTGCACCGCTCAGCGGACAGGTACACACCGGATACGACACGAACCGCAACGCCTACGAGGCCACTGCCACGGCGGCCGGCCATGCGAAGCAGTGGGCCTATCGGGTGAACGGCGCGTGGCGCGACGGCGGGGCCTACGAGACGGGGTCGGGCACGCGGGTGCCGGCTGCGTTTCAGAGCCGCGAAGCCACGGCGCACGTGGGCTACCGGTGGAGCGAGCGGTCGCAGTTGGAGCTTTCGGGCGGGTACAACCGGCAAGACGATGTGCGCTACCCGGGGCGCCTGCTCAACGCCACCTTTTTTGAATCCGGCCGGGGGCAGCTGCGCTACTCGTACGACGCGGCCCGCGGGCTGGTGCGCTCGGTGAAGGCGCAAGCCTACGCCTACCAGACGCTGCACGCGATGAACAACGAAGGCAAGCCGACCTTCGAATCGATCAATTTCCCCGGCCCCCCGTTGCGGATTACGGTGAATGCCGACATCACGACCGTGGGCGGGCGCGTGGCCACCGAGCTGGCCCCCACACCCACCCTCCGCCTCACCCTGGGCGGCGACGCGTACCAGGCCCTCCGCGACGCCGAACGGCCGTTTCAGGTGGTCATGAACGGGCAACGCATGACGCCGCCCTTCTACGAAAGCGACCAGGTATGGCCCGGCGTTACCATGACCGACGTGGGCGTGTTTGCGCAGGCCAAGCAGCTCATGGGCTCGGTGGAAGCCACCGCCTCCGTCCGCACCGATGTGGTGTGGGCCGGCGCCGACGAGTCGCAGGTGAGCGACGTGTTCTTAGACATTGCGAACACCACGCGGGCCGCGCTCGATCAGCAGGAGGTGAACGTGAGCGGGGCGTTGATGCTAAGCGCGCCCCTTGCGGACGCGTGGACGGCAGCGCTGAGCGGCGGCACGGCCGTACGCACCGCCAGCGCCCTAGAGCGCTACGCCGACCGCTTTCCGTCCAACAAAGCCCAAACGAGCGCCGAATTCATCGGCGACCCCACGCTCGATCCGGAGCGCTCGTGGCAGGTCGATGCCGAGCTCACCGGACGGTATGCGCGGGCCGCGGTGCAGCTCAGCGCCTTTGCGCGCCGCATCGACAACTACATCACCCTCGCGCCCGCGCCCGGCGTCGCCCCCATGCTGCCGCTCCCTATTTTTGCCGCGGGGCCCTTCCGCTACGTCAACGGAACGGCCACCTTCTACGGCGGCGAGGCGCGGCTGCAGTACGCCCTCAGCCGTGCGCTGGACGTGCACGGCACCGCCAGCTACCTGTGGGGACGCAACGAGACCACCGACCAGCCCGCGTTTGGGATCGCGCCGTTTCGGTCCAGCCTTGGGCTGCGCTATGAGCCGCCCGCGGGGCGCTTTTTTGTGGAGGGCACCGTAACCGGCGTGGCCGCCCAAGACCGCGTGGCCCTCGCGTTGGGCGAATCGCCCACCGACGGCTACATGACCGCTGACGTCACCGGCGGCGTGACGGTGTGGCAGGCCCGTGGGGGCGCGGCGGCCGTGCGGCTGCAAGCCGGCATCTCGAACCTCACCGATGCCGCGTACGTGGACCACCTGAACGCGAGCAATCCGTACACCGGGCAGCAAGTGCCCGAGCCGGGGCGCGTGTTCTTCGCGGACGTCACCTACCGGTTCTAG
- a CDS encoding dynamin family protein: protein MTPLLHDAARALLTEEEHALERLHDLLVATEAPEATRTQLRDMIAHLGDLFLVVVVGEFNAGKSSVMNALFGTRVMEEGPVPTTAKITLLRHGDEPLTRQLSEFVTERRVPAELLQHLTLVDTPGTNSIVQQHQTITEDFVPRSDLVLFVTSFDRPLTDSERQFLAYIRDDWGRRLVVVLNKADLAETPDDLRQVIDYLETNLGELLGTTPRILPVSARAAWRAKQAGTPIDPEHPSGFAALEAFLRDTLAGPEQVALKLAAPLETGQRLLEQTDKRLTKRRALLSDDADTLDAMERHLDDARTTLEAQYEQHLAAIEDVFAHVRRRGTQFLDDHIRVSRLQLLRNKDAFKARFEEQVVDETTRQIEHVVTDAVDDVLTQTMSLQQRLLRTFAERVRAATQRADALGSDQMSYDRKALVEGIMDTAARELRTHNVQHEVQRIVENVYDDATLTVGAGVGAAAAGGLGIVLLITSTVDALGGLGLATGAAAALYGATILPRQRRKAIEAFTERIAALEGRVQDALRARLDRSVDEALERVWQMVQPFAAAVAQEQEALAEATAAHTSIADELQTLRTRVRDEVGAPRV, encoded by the coding sequence ATGACGCCCCTGCTACACGACGCCGCCCGCGCCCTCCTGACGGAGGAAGAGCACGCGCTGGAGCGCTTGCACGACCTGCTCGTGGCCACCGAGGCGCCCGAGGCGACGCGCACCCAGCTCCGCGACATGATTGCGCACCTCGGCGACCTCTTCCTGGTTGTGGTGGTGGGCGAGTTTAACGCCGGGAAGTCGAGCGTGATGAACGCGCTGTTCGGCACGCGCGTGATGGAAGAAGGCCCCGTGCCCACAACCGCCAAAATTACCCTTCTGCGCCACGGCGACGAACCGCTCACGCGGCAACTCAGCGAATTTGTGACCGAGCGGCGCGTCCCGGCCGAGCTACTCCAGCACCTCACCCTGGTCGACACGCCCGGCACGAACTCCATCGTGCAGCAGCACCAAACGATCACCGAGGACTTCGTCCCGCGCTCCGACCTCGTGCTCTTCGTCACGTCGTTCGACCGCCCGCTCACCGACTCCGAGCGGCAGTTTCTGGCCTACATCCGCGACGACTGGGGCCGCCGCCTCGTGGTGGTGCTCAACAAGGCGGATTTGGCCGAGACGCCCGACGACCTCCGGCAGGTCATCGACTATCTGGAGACGAACCTGGGCGAGCTGCTAGGCACCACCCCGCGTATTTTGCCTGTGAGCGCGCGGGCCGCGTGGAGGGCGAAGCAAGCCGGCACCCCCATCGACCCGGAGCATCCGAGCGGCTTTGCGGCGCTGGAAGCCTTTCTGCGTGATACCCTAGCGGGCCCCGAGCAGGTGGCGCTCAAGCTCGCCGCCCCCCTCGAAACGGGCCAGCGCCTCCTCGAACAAACCGACAAGCGCCTCACCAAGCGCCGCGCGCTGCTTAGCGACGACGCCGACACGCTCGACGCCATGGAACGCCACCTCGACGACGCGCGCACCACCCTCGAAGCGCAATACGAGCAGCATCTCGCCGCCATCGAAGATGTGTTCGCCCACGTGCGGCGACGCGGCACGCAGTTTTTGGACGACCATATTCGCGTCAGCCGGCTGCAGCTGCTGCGCAACAAGGACGCCTTCAAGGCGCGGTTTGAGGAGCAGGTGGTGGACGAAACAACGCGTCAGATTGAGCACGTGGTAACCGACGCCGTAGACGACGTACTAACCCAAACCATGAGCCTGCAACAGCGACTGTTGCGCACGTTTGCCGAGCGCGTGCGGGCCGCCACGCAACGCGCCGACGCGCTGGGCAGCGATCAGATGTCGTACGACCGCAAGGCGCTGGTGGAAGGCATCATGGACACCGCCGCGCGCGAGCTGCGCACGCACAACGTGCAGCACGAGGTGCAACGCATCGTGGAGAACGTCTACGACGACGCGACGCTTACCGTGGGCGCCGGGGTGGGCGCGGCCGCCGCGGGCGGGCTGGGCATTGTGCTGCTCATTACCAGCACCGTCGACGCCCTGGGCGGGCTGGGGCTGGCCACCGGCGCGGCCGCTGCGCTGTACGGCGCTACCATCTTGCCCCGGCAACGCCGCAAAGCCATCGAGGCGTTTACTGAGCGCATCGCCGCCCTGGAAGGGCGCGTGCAGGACGCCCTGCGCGCCCGCCTCGACCGATCTGTGGACGAGGCCCTGGAGCGCGTCTGGCAGATGGTGCAGCCCTTTGCCGCGGCCGTCGCGCAGGAGCAAGAAGCCCTGGCGGAGGCTACGGCCGCCCACACGTCCATTGCCGACGAGCTGCAGACGCTCCGCACACGCGTGCGCGACGAGGTGGGCGCGCCCCGCGTGTGA
- a CDS encoding DUF4160 domain-containing protein — protein MPELCRFYGVRIKMYYDDHNPPHFHAEYAGDEALITIDTLDVMAGELPSRALGLVYEWAGKHRAELREAWKRAKNLEPTGRIEPLE, from the coding sequence ATGCCTGAGCTGTGCCGGTTCTACGGCGTGCGGATCAAGATGTACTACGACGATCATAATCCGCCGCATTTCCATGCCGAATATGCGGGAGACGAGGCACTGATCACGATTGACACGTTGGATGTAATGGCGGGTGAGCTGCCGAGTCGCGCCTTGGGGTTGGTCTATGAGTGGGCCGGGAAGCATCGTGCGGAACTGAGGGAAGCGTGGAAGCGCGCGAAGAACTTGGAGCCGACGGGAAGGATCGAGCCGCTCGAATAG